One window of Triticum dicoccoides isolate Atlit2015 ecotype Zavitan chromosome 5A, WEW_v2.0, whole genome shotgun sequence genomic DNA carries:
- the LOC119300911 gene encoding zinc finger CCCH domain-containing protein 23-like isoform X1: MDAYEATKVVFARVQALHPDLASKIMGMLLIQDKSEEDMIRLAFGPEHLLHAVVARARADLAAAAHHSKPSSPPTASWGTGLPAEDAPFPGVDQARYEGGGEGFYPPEEFGCWSPASGGQHRRSFSLSDAEAAAGGWKPCMYYARGFCKNGSSCRFVHGLPDHVTEQDMEVWTAAMRSELMSPAFPFSPSPRGLNFLLQQQQQQQGDSQRAVAAAMLLGGGGGDDMHKFSVRSPRMDRGGDLASSPAARQIYLTFPADSTFSEEDVSSYFSYYGPVQDVRIPYQQKRMFGFVTFVYAETVRLILAKGNPHFVCDARVLVKPYKEKGKVPDRFRKFQAPHHGDFAGCTTPTGLLDSRDPFDLQSPQIGPRMMFGNIGGHEAFLRRKLEEQQQAAELQQAIDLQSRRFMGLQLLDLKRGHHHLGSPVAPPLALRQTDGIGNSNAIHLEDAAIQDHKMSSAMMMASAPAAICATIATEGKQEEEGDGSANQGVNSGEDEKREPGPPPGAAAASANGFQESGVEEHNLPDSPFASPTKTKDAAAASSSAEPALAGSIMSNNGSPHLVASSLFPPTPTALELPPYKSCFFQVPRFSPGHGAIGL, from the exons ATGGACGCCTACGAGGCCACCAAGGTGGTGTTCGCGCGGGTGCAGGCGCTGCACCCGGACCTCGCCTCCAAGATCATGGGCATGCTCCTCATCCAGGACAAGAGCGAGGAGGATATGATCCGCCTCGCCTTCGGCCCCGAGCACCTGCTCCATGCCGTCGTCGCCAGGGCACGCGCCGACCTCGCCGCGGCCGCCCACCACAGCAAGCCCTCCTCCCCGCCCACGGCGTCCTGGGGCACCGGGCTGCCAGCGGAGGACGCGCCGTTCCCCGGCGTCGACCAGGCCAGGTACGAAGGCGGCGGGGAAGGGTTTTACCCGCCAGAGGAGTTCGGGTGCTGGTCCCCGGCGAGCGGCGGGCAGCACCGCCGGAGCTTCTCGCTGAGCGAcgccgaggcggcggccggcgggtgGAAGCCGTGCATGTACTACGCGCGCGGCTTCTGCAAGAACGGCTCCTCCTGCCGCTTTGTCCACGGCCTGCCTGACCACGTCACCGAGCAGGACATGGAGGTCTGGACGGCGGCCATGCGGTCGGAGCTCATGTCGCCGGCCTTCCCCTTCTCGCCGTCGCCCAGAGGCCTCAACTTCCTGctccagcaacagcagcagcagcagggcgaCTCCCAGAG ggcggtggcggcggccatgcttcttggcggtggaggcggcgacgaCATGCACAAGTTCTCCGTGCGGTCGCCTCGGATGGACCGCGGTGGCGACCTGGCCTCCAGCCCCGCCGCGCGGCAGATCTACCTGACATTCCCGGCCGACTCCACCTTCAGCGAGGAGGACGTGTCCTCCTACTTCAG TTACTACGGGCCGGTGCAGGACGTGCGCATCCCGTACCAGCAGAAGCGCATGTTCGGCTTCGTCACGTTCGTGTACGCGGAGACGGTGCGGCTCATCCTCGCCAAGGGGAACCCGCATTTCGTCTGCGACGCGCGCGTCCTCGTCAAGCCCTACAAGGAAAAGGGCAAGGTCCCCGACAGGTTCAG GAAGTTCCAGGCCCCGCACCATGGCGACTTCGCCGGATGCACGACGCCCACCGGGCTGCTCGACTCCAgggaccccttcgacctccagtcgCCGCAGATCG GGCCGAGGATGATGTTCGGCAACATTGGCGGCCACGAGGCGTTCCTgcggaggaagctggaggagcagcAGCAGGCGGCGGAGCTGCAGCAGGCCATCGACCTGCAGAGCCGCCGCTTCATGGGGCTGCAGCTTCTCGACCTCAAGAGGGGCCACCACCATCTTGGCTCCCCCGTAGCCCCGCCGTTGGCTCTCCGGCAGACCGATGGCATCGGCAACAGCAATGCCATTCATTTGGAGGATGCTGCAATCCAAG ATCACAAGATGAGCAGTGCCATGATGATGGCGTCTGCTCCTGCTGCTATTTGTGCCACCATTGCCACAGAAGGCAAGCAGGAGGAGGAGGGCGACGGGAGTGCCAACCAAGGGGTCAACTCCGGGGAAGATGAGAAGAGGGAACCTGGTCCTCCTCCTGGAGCAGCAGCGGCCAGCGCTAATGGATTCCAAGAAAG CGGCGTGGAGGAGCACAACCTGCCTGACAGCCCCTTTGCATCTCCCACAAAGACGAAGGATGCTGCTGCTGCATCTTCCTCTGCAGAGCCAGCCCTCGCTGGTAGCATCATGAGCAACAACGGCAGCCCTCATCTGGTGGCCTCGTCTCTGTTCCCTCCTACCCCAACTGCCCTTGAGCTGCCCCCTTACAAATCCTGCTTCTTCCAAGTGCCCAG GTTCTCACCTGGCCATGGAGCCATCGGGCTGTGA
- the LOC119300911 gene encoding zinc finger CCCH domain-containing protein 23-like isoform X2 encodes MDAYEATKVVFARVQALHPDLASKIMGMLLIQDKSEEDMIRLAFGPEHLLHAVVARARADLAAAAHHSKPSSPPTASWGTGLPAEDAPFPGVDQARYEGGGEGFYPPEEFGCWSPASGGQHRRSFSLSDAEAAAGGWKPCMYYARGFCKNGSSCRFVHGLPDHVTEQDMEVWTAAMRSELMSPAFPFSPSPRGLNFLLQQQQQQQGDSQRAVAAAMLLGGGGGDDMHKFSVRSPRMDRGGDLASSPAARQIYLTFPADSTFSEEDVSSYFSYYGPVQDVRIPYQQKRMFGFVTFVYAETVRLILAKGNPHFVCDARVLVKPYKEKGKVPDRKFQAPHHGDFAGCTTPTGLLDSRDPFDLQSPQIGPRMMFGNIGGHEAFLRRKLEEQQQAAELQQAIDLQSRRFMGLQLLDLKRGHHHLGSPVAPPLALRQTDGIGNSNAIHLEDAAIQDHKMSSAMMMASAPAAICATIATEGKQEEEGDGSANQGVNSGEDEKREPGPPPGAAAASANGFQESGVEEHNLPDSPFASPTKTKDAAAASSSAEPALAGSIMSNNGSPHLVASSLFPPTPTALELPPYKSCFFQVPRFSPGHGAIGL; translated from the exons ATGGACGCCTACGAGGCCACCAAGGTGGTGTTCGCGCGGGTGCAGGCGCTGCACCCGGACCTCGCCTCCAAGATCATGGGCATGCTCCTCATCCAGGACAAGAGCGAGGAGGATATGATCCGCCTCGCCTTCGGCCCCGAGCACCTGCTCCATGCCGTCGTCGCCAGGGCACGCGCCGACCTCGCCGCGGCCGCCCACCACAGCAAGCCCTCCTCCCCGCCCACGGCGTCCTGGGGCACCGGGCTGCCAGCGGAGGACGCGCCGTTCCCCGGCGTCGACCAGGCCAGGTACGAAGGCGGCGGGGAAGGGTTTTACCCGCCAGAGGAGTTCGGGTGCTGGTCCCCGGCGAGCGGCGGGCAGCACCGCCGGAGCTTCTCGCTGAGCGAcgccgaggcggcggccggcgggtgGAAGCCGTGCATGTACTACGCGCGCGGCTTCTGCAAGAACGGCTCCTCCTGCCGCTTTGTCCACGGCCTGCCTGACCACGTCACCGAGCAGGACATGGAGGTCTGGACGGCGGCCATGCGGTCGGAGCTCATGTCGCCGGCCTTCCCCTTCTCGCCGTCGCCCAGAGGCCTCAACTTCCTGctccagcaacagcagcagcagcagggcgaCTCCCAGAG ggcggtggcggcggccatgcttcttggcggtggaggcggcgacgaCATGCACAAGTTCTCCGTGCGGTCGCCTCGGATGGACCGCGGTGGCGACCTGGCCTCCAGCCCCGCCGCGCGGCAGATCTACCTGACATTCCCGGCCGACTCCACCTTCAGCGAGGAGGACGTGTCCTCCTACTTCAG TTACTACGGGCCGGTGCAGGACGTGCGCATCCCGTACCAGCAGAAGCGCATGTTCGGCTTCGTCACGTTCGTGTACGCGGAGACGGTGCGGCTCATCCTCGCCAAGGGGAACCCGCATTTCGTCTGCGACGCGCGCGTCCTCGTCAAGCCCTACAAGGAAAAGGGCAAGGTCCCCGACAG GAAGTTCCAGGCCCCGCACCATGGCGACTTCGCCGGATGCACGACGCCCACCGGGCTGCTCGACTCCAgggaccccttcgacctccagtcgCCGCAGATCG GGCCGAGGATGATGTTCGGCAACATTGGCGGCCACGAGGCGTTCCTgcggaggaagctggaggagcagcAGCAGGCGGCGGAGCTGCAGCAGGCCATCGACCTGCAGAGCCGCCGCTTCATGGGGCTGCAGCTTCTCGACCTCAAGAGGGGCCACCACCATCTTGGCTCCCCCGTAGCCCCGCCGTTGGCTCTCCGGCAGACCGATGGCATCGGCAACAGCAATGCCATTCATTTGGAGGATGCTGCAATCCAAG ATCACAAGATGAGCAGTGCCATGATGATGGCGTCTGCTCCTGCTGCTATTTGTGCCACCATTGCCACAGAAGGCAAGCAGGAGGAGGAGGGCGACGGGAGTGCCAACCAAGGGGTCAACTCCGGGGAAGATGAGAAGAGGGAACCTGGTCCTCCTCCTGGAGCAGCAGCGGCCAGCGCTAATGGATTCCAAGAAAG CGGCGTGGAGGAGCACAACCTGCCTGACAGCCCCTTTGCATCTCCCACAAAGACGAAGGATGCTGCTGCTGCATCTTCCTCTGCAGAGCCAGCCCTCGCTGGTAGCATCATGAGCAACAACGGCAGCCCTCATCTGGTGGCCTCGTCTCTGTTCCCTCCTACCCCAACTGCCCTTGAGCTGCCCCCTTACAAATCCTGCTTCTTCCAAGTGCCCAG GTTCTCACCTGGCCATGGAGCCATCGGGCTGTGA